From the Roseateles sp. XES5 genome, one window contains:
- a CDS encoding FAD-dependent oxidoreductase, whose product MSKPIPSKARAVIIGGGVSGCSVAYHLAKLGWTDVVLLERKQLTCGTTWHAAGLIGQLRASQNMTRLAKYSADLYVKLEAETGIGTGMRQCGSMTVALTEERKEEIYRQASLARAFDIDVREITVDEVKGLYPHLNTADVKAAVHLPLDGQCDPANIAMALAKGARQNGATVIEGVKVTSVLTKDGRVTGVTCEHNGETFTIETENVVNAAGMWGRTLADMSGVTLPLHACEHFYIVTEPIPNLQRLPVLRVPDECTYYKEDAGKMLIGAFELKAKPWGMDGISENFCFDQLPEDFDHFQPILENAINRMPMLETAGIHTFFNGPESFTPDDRYYLGEAPQLKGYWVAAGYNSIGIVSSGGAGMALAQWMNDGEPPFDLWEVDIRRAQPFQRNRAYLKDRVSETLGLLYADHFPYRQMATARGVRRSPLHEHLKARGAVFGEVAGWERANWFAKDGQEREYRYSWKRQNWFENQKEEHLAVRNGVGLFDMTSFGKIRVEGRDALAFLQRLCANQMDVASGKIVYTQMLNARGGIESDLTVTRLSETAFFLVVPGATLQRDLAWLRKHLKDEFVVITDVTAAESVLCVMGPKARDLMQKVSPNDFSNAHHPFATAREIEIGMGLARAHRVTYVGELGWELYVSTDQTAHVFETLEAAGADVGLKLCGLHTLDSCRIEKAFRHFGHDITDEDHVLEAGLGFAVRTKKGDFIGRDAVLRKEEEGLKRRMVQFRLTDAEPLLFHNEALVRDGRIVSTITSGNYGHTLGGAIGMGYVPCAGESEADVLASRYEVEIAGVRVAAEASLAPMYDPKAERVRA is encoded by the coding sequence ATGAGCAAGCCCATTCCCTCCAAGGCGAGAGCCGTCATCATCGGCGGCGGCGTGTCCGGCTGCTCGGTCGCCTATCACCTTGCCAAACTCGGCTGGACGGATGTGGTTCTGCTCGAACGCAAGCAGCTTACATGCGGCACGACCTGGCACGCCGCCGGCCTCATCGGCCAGCTCCGCGCCTCGCAGAACATGACGCGGCTCGCGAAATATTCCGCCGACCTCTATGTCAAGCTCGAAGCCGAGACCGGCATCGGCACGGGCATGCGCCAGTGCGGCTCGATGACCGTGGCGCTGACCGAGGAGCGCAAGGAGGAAATCTACCGCCAGGCCTCGCTGGCCCGCGCCTTCGACATCGATGTGCGCGAGATCACCGTCGACGAGGTGAAGGGTCTCTATCCGCATCTCAACACGGCCGACGTGAAGGCCGCCGTGCACCTGCCGCTCGACGGCCAGTGCGACCCGGCCAATATCGCCATGGCGCTTGCCAAGGGCGCGCGGCAGAACGGCGCGACGGTGATCGAGGGCGTCAAGGTGACGTCGGTGCTGACGAAGGACGGCCGTGTGACGGGCGTCACCTGCGAGCATAACGGCGAGACCTTCACCATCGAGACGGAGAATGTCGTCAACGCCGCCGGCATGTGGGGGCGCACGCTCGCCGACATGTCGGGCGTCACGCTGCCGCTGCATGCCTGCGAGCATTTCTACATCGTCACCGAGCCGATCCCGAACCTCCAGCGCCTCCCGGTGCTGCGCGTGCCGGACGAATGCACCTATTACAAGGAGGATGCCGGCAAGATGCTGATCGGCGCCTTCGAGCTGAAGGCCAAGCCCTGGGGCATGGACGGCATCAGCGAGAACTTCTGCTTCGACCAGCTGCCGGAGGACTTCGACCACTTCCAGCCGATCCTCGAAAACGCCATCAATCGCATGCCGATGCTGGAAACCGCCGGCATCCACACCTTCTTCAACGGCCCGGAAAGCTTCACGCCCGACGACCGCTACTATCTCGGCGAAGCCCCGCAACTGAAGGGCTACTGGGTCGCCGCCGGCTACAATTCCATCGGCATCGTCTCCTCCGGCGGCGCGGGCATGGCGCTCGCCCAGTGGATGAACGATGGCGAGCCGCCCTTCGATCTGTGGGAAGTGGATATCCGCCGCGCCCAGCCGTTCCAGCGCAACCGCGCCTATCTGAAGGACCGCGTCTCCGAAACGCTCGGCCTGCTCTATGCCGACCATTTTCCCTATCGCCAGATGGCGACGGCCCGCGGCGTGCGCCGCTCGCCGCTGCACGAGCACCTGAAGGCGCGCGGCGCGGTCTTCGGCGAGGTTGCCGGATGGGAACGCGCCAACTGGTTCGCCAAGGACGGCCAGGAGCGGGAATACCGCTATTCCTGGAAGCGGCAGAACTGGTTCGAGAACCAGAAGGAAGAGCACCTTGCCGTGCGCAACGGCGTCGGCCTCTTCGACATGACCTCCTTCGGCAAGATCCGCGTGGAAGGCCGCGATGCGCTCGCCTTCCTGCAAAGGCTCTGCGCCAATCAGATGGACGTCGCCTCCGGCAAGATCGTCTATACGCAGATGCTCAATGCGCGCGGCGGCATCGAGAGCGACCTGACGGTGACGCGCCTGTCGGAAACCGCCTTCTTCCTCGTCGTGCCCGGCGCGACGCTTCAGCGCGACCTTGCCTGGCTGCGCAAGCACCTGAAGGACGAGTTCGTCGTCATCACCGATGTGACGGCGGCCGAAAGCGTGCTCTGCGTCATGGGACCGAAGGCGCGCGACCTCATGCAGAAGGTCAGCCCCAACGACTTCTCGAACGCCCATCATCCCTTCGCGACGGCGCGCGAGATCGAGATCGGCATGGGCCTTGCCCGCGCCCACCGTGTCACCTATGTCGGCGAACTCGGCTGGGAGCTCTATGTGTCCACCGACCAGACCGCCCATGTCTTCGAGACGCTGGAGGCGGCGGGGGCCGATGTCGGCCTGAAACTCTGTGGTCTTCACACGCTCGACAGCTGCCGCATCGAAAAGGCCTTCCGCCATTTCGGCCATGACATCACCGACGAGGATCACGTTCTGGAGGCCGGCCTCGGCTTTGCGGTGCGCACGAAGAAGGGCGATTTCATCGGCCGTGACGCCGTGCTGCGCAAGGAGGAGGAAGGCCTGAAGCGCCGCATGGTGCAATTCAGGCTCACCGATGCCGAGCCGCTGCTCTTTCACAACGAGGCGCTGGTGCGTGACGGCAGGATCGTCTCGACCATCACCTCCGGCAATTACGGCCACACTCTCGGCGGCGCCATCGGCATGGGCTACGTGCCCTGCGCGGGCGAGAGCGAGGCGGATGTGCTGGCCTCGCGCTACGAGGTCGAGATTGCCGGCGTGCGCGTGGCGGCGGAAGCCTCGCTTGCGCCGATGTACGATCCGAAAGCCGAGAGGGTACGGGCATGA
- a CDS encoding oxaloacetate decarboxylase, with protein sequence MTSLAERHQRFHDLHQTGCFVIPNPWDMGSARMMAASGAVALATTSAGFAFTLGRPDMGRVTREEALKHAEDLVRATPLPVSGDFENGFADAPDDLAETIRLAAEAGLSGCSIEDTRMVEGNPAYGFDLAVDRIRAAADAARSLGRPFVLCARADGVMNGVYDLDEAIRRIQAFEKAGADLLYIPVPPGEAELRRVVQSVAKPVNALAAGPLRQLTVPQLAAIGVRRISLGSMIARVTHAAIAEQMEAIVRDGSFAKLSAAASGDRINQMLAAGTGDIGSG encoded by the coding sequence ATGACCAGCCTCGCCGAACGCCACCAGCGCTTCCATGACCTCCATCAGACGGGCTGCTTCGTCATCCCGAACCCGTGGGACATGGGCTCCGCCCGCATGATGGCGGCGTCCGGCGCGGTGGCGCTTGCCACCACCTCCGCCGGTTTCGCCTTCACGCTCGGCCGGCCCGACATGGGCCGCGTGACGCGCGAGGAAGCGCTGAAGCATGCGGAAGACCTGGTGCGCGCCACGCCGCTTCCCGTCTCCGGCGATTTCGAGAACGGTTTTGCCGACGCGCCGGACGATCTGGCCGAGACGATCCGCCTTGCCGCCGAAGCGGGCCTTTCCGGCTGCTCCATCGAGGATACGCGGATGGTCGAGGGCAACCCGGCCTATGGTTTCGATCTCGCCGTGGACCGTATTCGCGCCGCCGCGGATGCCGCCCGCTCGCTCGGGCGGCCCTTCGTGCTGTGCGCCCGGGCCGACGGCGTGATGAACGGTGTCTACGATCTCGACGAGGCCATCCGCCGCATCCAGGCCTTCGAGAAGGCGGGCGCGGACCTGCTCTATATCCCGGTGCCGCCGGGCGAGGCGGAGTTGCGCCGCGTGGTGCAATCGGTCGCAAAACCGGTCAACGCGCTTGCTGCCGGGCCGCTGCGTCAGCTCACCGTGCCGCAGCTCGCCGCCATCGGCGTGCGCCGCATTTCCCTCGGCTCGATGATCGCCCGCGTCACCCACGCGGCCATTGCCGAGCAGATGGAGGCCATCGTCAGGGATGGCAGTTTTGCAAAATTGTCCGCCGCCGCATCGGGGGACCGGATCAATCAGATGCTCGCCGCCGGAACCGGGGATATCGGCTCGGGTTGA
- a CDS encoding trimethylamine methyltransferase family protein: MTEAATLTSRRAGGRAARVAMRAAPLAENVRPVRPGLPGGQYKPLTEAAVRRIHEAALDALENIGLANAPKSGVEIMTRAGAILGEDGRLRFPRALVEDMLALAARDITLFGRDPKYDLELSGTRVYYGTAGAAVHIVDVEKREYRESTAKDLFNAAQLVHHLDNIHFFQRAMVCRDVADNFLMDINTLYGCCAGTSKHVGTSFSDPSHVAGCFDLIHMMAGGEDKWRARPFVSNSNCFVVPPMKFAEESCITMEACIRAGMPILLLSAGQAGATAPAPLATAIVQAVAECLAGVVYVNAMAPGHPAIFGTWPFVSDLRTGAMSGGSGEQALLTAGCAQMHQFYGLPGGAAAGIADSKLPDMQAGWEQAISNVMAGLSGLNMVYESVGMHASLLGFCLESLVLGDDLLGQVQRCVRGIDVTEDSVSLETMRSVCLDGPGHYLGDPQTLSLMQTEYVYPAVADRTSPKEWAEIGRPDLVLKAIERKNRILSEAGGPLFDFATDQAVREKFKIYF, encoded by the coding sequence ATGACTGAAGCCGCAACGTTGACCTCCCGCCGTGCCGGCGGCCGCGCCGCCCGTGTCGCCATGCGCGCCGCGCCGCTGGCGGAAAATGTCCGTCCCGTGCGCCCCGGCCTGCCGGGCGGCCAGTACAAGCCGCTGACGGAGGCGGCCGTGCGCCGTATCCATGAGGCCGCGCTCGATGCGCTGGAGAATATCGGTCTCGCCAATGCCCCGAAATCCGGCGTCGAGATCATGACGCGCGCCGGCGCCATCCTCGGCGAGGACGGGCGCCTGCGCTTCCCGCGCGCGCTGGTCGAGGACATGCTGGCGCTCGCCGCACGGGACATCACGCTCTTCGGCCGCGACCCCAAATACGACCTCGAGCTCTCGGGCACCCGCGTCTACTACGGCACGGCGGGCGCGGCCGTGCACATCGTCGACGTCGAGAAGCGCGAATATCGCGAATCGACGGCGAAGGACCTCTTCAATGCCGCCCAGCTCGTCCACCATCTCGACAACATCCATTTCTTCCAGCGGGCCATGGTCTGCCGCGATGTCGCCGACAACTTCCTGATGGACATCAACACGCTCTATGGCTGCTGCGCCGGCACGTCCAAACATGTCGGCACCAGCTTCTCCGATCCCTCGCATGTCGCCGGCTGCTTCGATCTCATCCACATGATGGCGGGCGGGGAGGACAAGTGGCGGGCGCGTCCCTTCGTGTCGAACTCCAACTGCTTCGTCGTGCCGCCGATGAAGTTCGCGGAGGAAAGCTGCATCACCATGGAAGCCTGCATCCGTGCCGGCATGCCGATCCTCCTGCTTTCGGCAGGGCAGGCGGGTGCGACGGCCCCGGCGCCGCTCGCCACCGCCATCGTGCAGGCCGTTGCCGAGTGCCTTGCCGGCGTCGTCTATGTCAATGCCATGGCGCCCGGCCACCCGGCGATCTTCGGCACCTGGCCCTTCGTTTCCGACCTGCGCACCGGCGCGATGTCCGGCGGCTCGGGCGAGCAGGCCCTGCTCACGGCCGGTTGCGCGCAGATGCACCAGTTCTACGGTCTGCCGGGCGGCGCTGCCGCCGGCATCGCCGACTCGAAGCTGCCCGACATGCAGGCCGGCTGGGAACAGGCGATCTCCAACGTGATGGCGGGCCTTTCCGGTCTCAACATGGTCTATGAGTCCGTCGGCATGCATGCCTCGCTGCTCGGCTTCTGCCTGGAAAGCCTCGTGCTGGGCGACGACCTGCTCGGTCAGGTCCAGCGCTGCGTGCGCGGCATCGACGTCACGGAGGACTCCGTCTCGCTGGAGACCATGCGCTCGGTCTGCCTCGACGGCCCCGGCCACTATCTCGGCGACCCGCAGACCCTGTCGCTGATGCAGACGGAATATGTCTATCCCGCCGTCGCCGACCGTACGAGCCCGAAGGAATGGGCCGAGATCGGTCGTCCGGATCTCGTGCTGAAGGCGATCGAGCGCAAGAACCGCATTCTCTCGGAAGCCGGCGGTCCGCTCTTCGATTTCGCGACGGACCAGGCGGTGCGCGAGAAGTTCAAGATCTATTTCTAG
- a CDS encoding Lrp/AsnC family transcriptional regulator, producing the protein MNELDDKDRLLLAALRADARQSLVELARHSGLSRSAVHERIRRLEARGVIAGYTVKLGIDRERPGVEALIAVGFQQGRSCDHIVPHLTGIPNVVTCWSLAGSTDLMLLVECASNAELDTVRRQIATTPGIATVQTHVSLRTHFDRRA; encoded by the coding sequence ATGAACGAACTGGATGACAAGGACAGGCTTCTGCTCGCGGCGCTGCGCGCCGATGCCCGCCAGAGCCTCGTGGAACTGGCGCGCCACAGCGGACTCTCCCGCAGCGCGGTGCACGAGCGCATCCGCCGGCTGGAGGCCAGGGGCGTGATTGCCGGTTACACGGTGAAACTCGGCATCGACCGGGAGCGGCCGGGCGTCGAGGCACTGATCGCCGTCGGTTTCCAGCAGGGCCGCAGTTGCGATCACATCGTGCCGCATCTTACCGGCATTCCGAATGTCGTAACCTGCTGGTCGCTGGCCGGATCGACGGACCTGATGCTGCTCGTCGAATGCGCGTCCAATGCCGAACTCGACACCGTGCGCCGCCAGATCGCGACGACGCCGGGCATCGCGACCGTGCAGACGCACGTATCGCTGCGCACCCATTTCGACCGCAGGGCCTGA
- a CDS encoding cysteine hydrolase family protein: MPTIPQNAVLIPIDMQRAFDAAPWPPRWNDRLDENGLALLSAWRAAGRPIIHVRHDSIVPGSTLGPGTAGNAHRPGFEPQTGEPLVTKSVNAAFIGTDLELRLRRLGAETIVLFGLSTDMCVSTSVRVGANLGYRVILVEDACDCFDLPDGTGGTIPAAEVHRVHVATLRHEFAEVLRTADLV, translated from the coding sequence ATGCCGACCATTCCGCAGAACGCCGTCCTCATCCCCATCGACATGCAGCGCGCCTTCGACGCCGCGCCCTGGCCGCCGCGCTGGAACGACCGGCTCGACGAGAACGGCCTTGCCCTCCTTTCCGCCTGGCGGGCCGCGGGACGGCCGATCATCCATGTCCGACATGACAGTATCGTGCCGGGTTCCACGCTCGGTCCAGGCACGGCGGGCAATGCGCATCGTCCCGGTTTCGAGCCGCAGACCGGTGAGCCGCTGGTCACCAAGAGCGTCAACGCCGCCTTCATCGGCACGGATCTCGAGCTGCGGCTGCGCCGTCTCGGCGCCGAGACGATCGTGCTCTTCGGCCTGTCGACGGATATGTGCGTCTCGACCAGCGTGCGCGTCGGCGCCAATCTCGGTTACCGCGTCATCCTGGTCGAGGACGCCTGCGACTGCTTCGACCTGCCGGACGGGACGGGCGGGACGATCCCCGCAGCGGAGGTGCACCGCGTCCATGTCGCGACGCTCCGGCATGAATTTGCCGAGGTGCTGCGGACGGCTGACCTCGTCTGA
- a CDS encoding ABC transporter substrate-binding protein translates to MIRPLFAFLAAAFLLFAGLPARAEVHYPLTVTDAFGRTVTIPAEPKAVLLASGFNLVALSLIHPDPVSILSGWASDMKGDNPEIYARFKEKFPAIEDVPVVGDGISLSFEVALSLKADLAILANWQADTDLGKQAIGYLEEIGVPVIVVDFNSGALNTTADNMRLIGKVLNREEQANAFADFYDARIQRIRDRAAAHPEPGPTVLLDAFPNPEKCCYAYGTGNLGAFIGLTGSRNVAASLPPQGGIVNSEFIVAANPDVYIATASPGGAYSSFSIGPGVASDEARKTLARAVSDPLLANLKAVKDQRVYGLWNFFNTVPINILAAEAFAHWLRPDLFGDIDPEATLKEINERFAAVPFDGAYWISLKPD, encoded by the coding sequence ATGATCCGTCCCCTCTTCGCCTTCCTCGCCGCCGCTTTCCTGCTGTTCGCGGGCCTTCCCGCCCGCGCCGAGGTGCACTATCCGCTGACCGTCACCGACGCTTTCGGCCGCACCGTCACCATTCCCGCCGAACCGAAGGCCGTGCTACTCGCCAGCGGCTTCAATCTCGTGGCGCTGTCGCTCATCCATCCCGATCCCGTCAGCATCCTCTCCGGCTGGGCGAGCGACATGAAGGGCGACAACCCGGAAATCTACGCGCGCTTCAAGGAAAAGTTCCCCGCCATCGAGGACGTGCCGGTCGTCGGCGACGGCATCAGCCTCTCCTTCGAGGTGGCGCTGTCGCTGAAGGCAGACCTTGCCATTCTCGCCAACTGGCAGGCGGATACCGATCTCGGCAAGCAGGCCATCGGCTATCTCGAAGAGATCGGCGTGCCCGTCATCGTGGTCGACTTCAACAGCGGCGCATTGAACACCACGGCAGACAACATGCGCCTCATCGGCAAGGTGCTGAACCGCGAGGAACAGGCGAATGCCTTCGCCGACTTCTACGACGCGCGCATCCAGCGCATCCGCGACCGCGCCGCCGCCCATCCCGAGCCCGGCCCGACCGTGCTGCTCGACGCCTTCCCCAATCCGGAAAAGTGCTGCTATGCCTACGGCACCGGCAATCTCGGCGCCTTCATCGGCCTCACCGGCAGCCGCAACGTCGCCGCAAGCCTGCCGCCGCAGGGCGGCATCGTGAATTCGGAATTCATCGTCGCGGCAAACCCCGACGTCTATATCGCCACCGCCTCGCCGGGCGGCGCCTATAGCAGCTTCTCCATCGGCCCTGGCGTTGCTTCCGACGAGGCCCGCAAGACGCTCGCCCGCGCCGTTTCCGACCCGCTGCTGGCAAATCTCAAGGCCGTGAAGGACCAGCGCGTCTACGGCCTGTGGAACTTCTTCAACACCGTGCCGATCAACATTCTCGCCGCCGAGGCCTTCGCCCATTGGCTGCGCCCCGATCTCTTCGGCGATATCGACCCCGAGGCGACGCTGAAGGAGATCAACGAGCGCTTCGCCGCCGTTCCCTTCGACGGCGCCTACTGGATCAGCCTCAAGCCGGATTGA
- the fhuF gene encoding siderophore-iron reductase FhuF — MNTPFLQDGETAFRPSLKAVFTGEHAWCGEKMMLSAELDGAVPLRDFLAGDGFTETLDRYAASHGGADRRAAASFWSLYYFSALTIPYVVARRAEMTLPVAFDTMTIAIGEDGLPRAFGLPHEGEWSGGETLVDFVTPLVECHLARAVALLKEKSGIAPKLAWNNAAVYIDYAFNTTEHASSGGEDHWPSQPLFDCPQLADGSRNPFHGCLRHELEAGVTHCRRKVCCLRYMLPGIPGCGELCALPELRKQ, encoded by the coding sequence TTGAACACCCCCTTCCTCCAGGACGGTGAGACCGCTTTCAGGCCCAGCCTGAAGGCGGTCTTTACCGGCGAACATGCCTGGTGCGGCGAGAAGATGATGCTGTCCGCCGAGCTCGACGGCGCCGTGCCGCTTCGCGATTTCCTGGCGGGAGACGGCTTCACCGAAACGCTCGACCGTTATGCCGCAAGCCATGGCGGGGCGGATCGCCGGGCGGCGGCCTCCTTCTGGTCGCTCTACTATTTCTCCGCGCTCACCATCCCCTATGTCGTGGCGCGGCGGGCGGAAATGACCCTGCCCGTCGCCTTCGACACCATGACCATCGCCATCGGCGAGGACGGCCTGCCGCGCGCTTTCGGCCTGCCGCACGAGGGCGAATGGAGCGGCGGCGAGACCCTCGTCGACTTCGTGACGCCGCTGGTGGAGTGCCACCTCGCGCGTGCCGTCGCCCTTCTCAAGGAAAAGTCCGGCATCGCGCCGAAACTCGCCTGGAACAATGCGGCCGTCTATATCGACTATGCCTTCAACACGACGGAGCACGCCTCCTCCGGCGGCGAAGACCATTGGCCCTCGCAACCGCTCTTCGACTGCCCGCAGCTTGCCGACGGCAGCCGCAATCCCTTCCACGGCTGCCTGCGCCATGAGCTGGAGGCGGGCGTCACCCACTGTCGCCGCAAGGTCTGTTGCCTGCGCTACATGCTGCCGGGCATTCCCGGTTGCGGTGAACTCTGCGCCCTGCCGGAACTGAGAAAACAATGA
- a CDS encoding TonB-dependent siderophore receptor yields MHASLRSSLRLALAVTSLLTLATMAAAQEPTSNAGNATVLEDIVVDGGSGGVITADGYVGKSSATGAKVDTPFIQTPQSISSVTKQQLEDRNPQTLLDTLAYTPGTRVGGYGFDPRFDSFTVRGFDVTYTGVFRDNLRQPGAGSSLFKTEPYGLEGVSILRGPSSALYGASGAGGLYNLISKRPTEEVLREVEVQGGSHNRYQGQFDFSGPVNDEDPFFYRLTGLARSADTEQVGVPDDRLYLAPAFTWKPDEDTRLTILGEYSRTKTGGTAAYYFDGATVSDFFAGNPAFNDSIQSQGRIGYEFERRLNETFTFRQNARASWLNIDADWAFAYQPNAIDPLLLDSSAGTFEEWLNTYTVDNQLEAKFDTGALEHTLLTGVDVTKVYWKSLNGYGVSPPLDSRNPTLGRPVAPIDFQTQSVQDQFITGLYLQDQIRYDALTFTLGGRYDWVSTDTDNTDLATGIVDTIPQSDRAFSWRAGVTYETEWGITPYASYSTAFSPNAGVNLETGNPFKPTESTQQEIGVKYLLPDSNTLLTAALFNIDQKNGLYYEVVNLPSGPANIQVQRGKLRSRGLELEASTSLDNGLSLIASYTYTQAKIIEGPAATLGHDVSSVPRHMASLWAHYDMPEDGALSGLGFGAGVRFTGSSYGSDANTTKNNSRALVDAAIDYDFSAINKDFEGLKLQVNATNLFNRRDAVCSAGFCYRDQGRTVIGSLKYQW; encoded by the coding sequence ATGCACGCTTCCCTTCGCTCCTCGCTCCGCCTCGCCCTTGCCGTTACCTCCCTCCTCACGCTCGCGACCATGGCCGCGGCGCAGGAGCCGACGTCCAACGCCGGCAATGCCACCGTTCTTGAAGACATCGTCGTCGATGGCGGCAGCGGCGGCGTGATCACTGCGGACGGCTATGTCGGCAAGAGCAGCGCGACGGGCGCGAAGGTCGACACGCCCTTCATCCAGACGCCGCAGTCGATCTCCTCCGTCACCAAGCAGCAACTGGAAGACCGCAACCCGCAGACCCTGCTCGACACGCTCGCCTATACGCCGGGCACGCGCGTCGGCGGCTACGGCTTCGACCCACGCTTCGACAGCTTCACCGTGCGCGGCTTCGACGTGACCTATACCGGCGTCTTCCGCGACAACCTGCGCCAGCCGGGAGCGGGCTCCTCGCTGTTCAAGACCGAACCCTACGGCCTCGAAGGCGTCTCGATCCTGCGCGGCCCCTCCTCCGCGCTCTATGGCGCGTCCGGCGCAGGCGGCCTCTACAACCTCATCAGCAAGCGCCCGACGGAAGAAGTGCTGCGCGAGGTCGAGGTGCAGGGCGGCAGCCACAACCGCTACCAGGGCCAGTTCGACTTCTCCGGCCCGGTCAATGACGAGGATCCGTTTTTCTACCGCCTGACCGGCCTTGCGCGCTCGGCCGACACCGAGCAGGTCGGCGTTCCCGATGACCGGCTCTACCTCGCCCCGGCCTTCACCTGGAAGCCGGACGAGGACACGCGCCTGACGATCCTCGGCGAATATTCCCGCACCAAGACCGGCGGCACCGCCGCCTATTATTTCGACGGCGCCACGGTCAGCGATTTCTTCGCCGGCAACCCCGCCTTCAACGATTCCATCCAGAGCCAGGGCCGTATCGGCTATGAGTTCGAGCGCCGCCTGAACGAGACCTTCACCTTCCGCCAGAACGCCCGCGCCTCCTGGCTGAACATCGATGCCGACTGGGCCTTCGCCTATCAGCCGAACGCCATCGACCCGCTGCTGCTCGACAGCAGCGCCGGCACCTTCGAGGAATGGCTGAACACCTACACCGTCGACAACCAGCTCGAAGCGAAGTTCGACACCGGCGCGCTGGAGCACACGCTGCTGACCGGCGTCGACGTCACCAAGGTCTACTGGAAATCGCTCAACGGCTACGGCGTTTCCCCGCCGCTCGACAGCCGCAACCCGACGCTCGGCCGCCCCGTCGCGCCCATCGACTTCCAGACGCAGAGCGTGCAGGACCAGTTCATCACCGGCCTCTACCTGCAGGACCAGATCCGCTACGACGCACTGACCTTCACGCTCGGCGGGCGTTACGACTGGGTCTCGACCGATACCGACAACACCGACCTTGCGACCGGCATCGTCGATACGATCCCGCAAAGCGACCGTGCCTTCTCCTGGCGTGCGGGCGTGACCTATGAAACCGAATGGGGCATCACGCCCTATGCCAGCTACTCCACAGCCTTCTCGCCGAATGCCGGCGTGAACCTGGAAACCGGCAATCCCTTCAAGCCGACCGAGAGCACGCAGCAGGAAATCGGCGTGAAGTACCTGCTGCCCGACAGCAATACGCTGCTGACCGCCGCGCTCTTCAACATCGACCAGAAGAACGGCCTCTACTACGAAGTCGTCAACCTGCCCTCCGGCCCGGCGAACATCCAGGTGCAGCGCGGCAAGCTGCGCTCGCGCGGCCTCGAGCTGGAAGCCTCCACCAGTCTCGACAACGGCCTGTCGCTGATCGCCTCCTACACCTATACGCAGGCCAAGATCATCGAAGGCCCGGCCGCCACGCTCGGCCACGACGTCTCCTCCGTGCCGCGCCACATGGCCTCGCTCTGGGCGCATTACGACATGCCCGAGGACGGCGCGCTTTCCGGCCTCGGCTTCGGCGCGGGCGTTCGCTTCACCGGATCGAGCTACGGCAGCGACGCCAACACCACGAAGAACAACTCGCGCGCCCTGGTCGACGCCGCCATCGACTATGATTTCAGCGCGATCAACAAGGACTTCGAGGGCCTGAAGCTCCAGGTCAACGCCACGAACCTCTTCAACCGGCGCGATGCCGTGTGCTCGGCCGGCTTCTGCTACCGCGACCAGGGCCGCACGGTCATCGGCAGTCTGAAGTATCAGTGGTAA
- a CDS encoding DUF1328 domain-containing protein, which produces MLKWALIFLVISLIAGFLGFSGVSAATATIAKVLFAIALIIFLVFLVLALMAGSLAF; this is translated from the coding sequence ATGCTGAAATGGGCCCTGATTTTCCTCGTCATATCGCTGATCGCCGGCTTCCTCGGCTTCTCCGGCGTGTCGGCCGCCACGGCCACCATTGCCAAGGTCCTTTTCGCGATCGCCCTCATCATCTTCCTTGTCTTCCTCGTGCTTGCCCTGATGGCCGGCAGCCTCGCTTTCTGA